The Littorina saxatilis isolate snail1 linkage group LG15, US_GU_Lsax_2.0, whole genome shotgun sequence genome contains a region encoding:
- the LOC138948504 gene encoding uncharacterized protein: MPHPSLLHPDLPPLRLPHPNLPPPSLPHPDLPPLSLPHPDLPPLSLLHPNLPPLSLLHPDLPPLSLLHPNLPPLSLLHPDLPPLSLLHPDLPPLSLLHPDLPPLSLLHPNLPPLSLLHPNLPPLSLLHPNLPPPLSLPHPNLPPLSLLHPNLPPLSLLHPNLPPLNLLHPDLPPLRRPAAPQPATSQPAAPQPATCEALYVSARDELLLKH; encoded by the coding sequence atgccgcatcccagcctgctgcACCCCGACCTGCCACCTCTCAGgctgccgcaccccaacctgccaCCTCCCAGCCTGCCGCACCCCGACCTGCCACCTCTCAGCCTGCCGCACCCCGACCTGCCACCTCTCAGCCTGCTGCACCCCAACCTGCCACCTCTCAGCCTGCTGCACCCCGACCTGCCACCTCTCAGCCTGCTGCACCCCAACCTGCCACCTCTCAGCCTGCTGCACCCCGACCTGCCACCTCTCAGCCTGCTGCACCCCGACCTGCCACCTCTCAGCCTGCTGCACCCCGACCTGCCACCTCTCAGCCTGCTGCACCCCAACCTGCCACCTCTCAGCCTGCTGCACCCCAACCTGCCACCTCTCAGCCTGCTGCACCCCAACCTGCCACCGCCTCTcagcctgccgcaccccaacctgccaCCTCTCAGCCTGCTGCACCCCAACCTGCCACCTCTCAGCCTGCTGCACCCCAACCTGCCACCTCTCAACCTGCTGCACCCCGACCTGCCACCTCTCCGCCggcctgccgcaccccaacctgccaCCTCTCAGCCTGCTGCACCCCAACCTGCCACCTGTGAAGCTCTTTACGTCAGTGCCAGGGATGAATTGTTACTAAAGCATTAA
- the LOC138948503 gene encoding uncharacterized protein: protein MEAQKENNVTRAGTQKLSKQKSAKVDQQKKSHRKSSLPNHVIDHRRVAQWLSDNSTDKDPSEQFRRSSEEGRNMIGNNDRVMTNGEVVEEVASKDDDLLKFAEILYKCTLCTTLPCILTSRPAFLEHVREHHLATRGPGIQCQNCHLHFHTHTDLLVHLSDSQCHSQMLETFQDSQCQKSLSGDSPCLSPKENYTFCQSLVKNEPDSQCVSSGESQCHLERENGSNSHSHSLSQRHSFQANNYHFQSQSHSSEEKHPVVLPPKENQNQCKPNPRLKSPPSDHDQDENDNFAADTEPPLLGQSISRCGFNDKRDNDDDDRAKSGSEAQARNSTQNPTTPHTAVEYHSNHHLNHLQMLTDQAMPSPPPSLLSHQQTDCSRRQLFNNSLPDGVNGFPSFTPEFGRFTKLIREGGKIVYFCQVCNVKCQVKAAFQVHCNGVRHHNHVNMASKNKLKVTSADLVTSRDVSFRTPLREVPVVGPQVTSPRQELTFMEKMDKLFQGHGDVSALFGRGRGLDIMGPSAGSRAESGFRSPVSVRSESRDSKDSRSEAFTPDKGNFSDKNYRMQRSFTPRSSPQLDFQPHRLCGPTEGRKEFNEEGTLKDGIVQTPDTEQSRNRNADDHGHTKRHSSEYSLTGADDEESSAAKRAKVDTPDTSTGQIDYNEQLHVRSNEESARTAATDPEEKKQQENTQNFDTQRRENITSELATITNHQNSAEKLQSAERLPSPYSGFSQVHDGQPVSMATMGKFPFSADPASCFYPRMLGEAWFHDARAVKTEPITWDGVGGATHDNEDVSMESIKGPNNEGWKVTMIRDVLKDVLAASSKGSSVSRDALLQHVSVVLRDANVLHWGPACNRAVRELFPHCLAQRKGKFKKTYFFSLCLLPGLDETRGDDQVDGLGFRPLRDMTQDLEQLLEHLPGLLFWSGEVSRGVSRDEVLHVLAARLSESEVYQWGMQCNKALRILFPLVVMKRKGKYKTYPFLWCDRGVYRSFHSRLCTRVVGL from the exons ATGGAAGCACAGAAAGAGAACAATGTGACGAGGGCGGGGACACAGAAACTAAGTAAACAGAAGTCGGCAAAAGTGGACCAGCAGAAGAAAAGTCACCGCAAGTCTTCGTTGCCAAACCACGTGATCGACCATCGCAGAGTAGCGCAGTGGTTAAGTGACAATAGCACAGACAAGGATCCGTCTGAACAATTCAGGCGATCTTCTGAAGAGGGTAGAAACATGATCGGCAACAATGACAGAGTGATGACCAACGGTGAAGTCGTGGAAGAGGTGGCTAGTAAAGACGATGATTTGCTCAAGTTCGCCGAGATTCTGTACAAGTGTACTCTGTGCACCACTCTCCCCTGTATCTTGACGTCTCGGCCAGCCTTCCTCGAGCATGTGCGTGAACATCACTTGGCCACGCGTGGTCCTGGAATCCAATGCCAAAACTGCCACCTTCACtttcacactcacacagatcTGCTGGTTCACCTCTCAGACTCCCAATGTCACTCCCAGATGCTGGAGACTTTTCAAGACTCCCAGTGTCAGAAGTCGTTGTCTGGTGACTCCCCGTGCCTGTCTCCAAAAGAAAACTATACATTCTGCCAGTCTCTTGTGAAGAATGAACCCGACTCGCAGTGTGTTTCATCTGGAGAAAGCCAGTGCCATCTTGAGCGAGAAAATGGCTCAAACTCCCACTCCCATTCACTTTCCCAACGTCACTCCTTTCAAGCCAATAACTACCACTTCCAGTCTCAGTCTCATTCTTCTGAAGAAAAGCACCCGGTTGTTCTGCCTCCCAAAGAAAATCAGAACCAATGTAAGCCTAACCCTCGACTGAAGAGTCCACCTTCTGATCACGACCAGGACGAGAATGACAACTTTGCGGCTGACACTGAACCCCCCTTGTTGGGCCAGTCCATCAGCAGATGTGGTTTCA ATGATAAGCGTgacaatgacgatgacgacAGAGCGAAAAGCGGATCAGAAGCTCAAGCTAGAAACTCCACACAGAATCCTACCACTCCGCACACAGCGGTGGAGTATCACTCCAATCACCATCTCAACCATCTTCAGATGCTGACGGACCAAGCCATGCCTTCACCACCGCCATCTCTGCTCAGCCATCAGCAGACGGACTGCAGCCGACGACAGTTGTTCAACAACAGTCTTCCTGACGGGGTTAACGGTTTCCCCAGTTTCACCCCAGAGTTTGGCCGCTTCACAAAACTGATCCGCGAAGGCGGTAAAATCGTGTATTTCTGCCAAGTGTGCAATGTCAAGTGTCAGGTCAAGGCCGCATTCCAGGTGCATTGCAACGGTGTGCGTCACCACAACCATGTCAACATGGCCAGCAAGAACAAGCTGAAAGTGACGTCAGCGGATCTCGTGACGTCACGTGACGTAAGCTTTAGGACCCCGCTCAGAGAGGTGCCGGTGGTGGGACCCCAAGTGACGTCACCCAGGCAGGAACTCACCTTTATGGAAAAGATGGACAAGTTGTTTCAAGGTCATGGTGATGTCTCGGCTTTGTTCGGCCGTGGTAGAGGCCTCGACATCATGGGACCTTCTGCCGGATCTAGGGCAGAGTCAGGTTTCAGAAGTCCAGTTAGTGTGCGCTCTGAATCCAGAGACTCAAAAGACTCAAGGTCGGAAGCGTTTACCCCGGATAAGGGCAACTTCAGTGATAAGAACTATCGAATGCAGAGATCTTTTACGCCTCGATCGAGCCCCCAGCTCGATTTTCAACCTCACAGGCTGTGCGGTCCAACAGAGGGTAGGAAAGAATTCAATGAAGAGGGTACCCTAAAGGACGGTATCGTACAGACACCCGACACGGAACAATCCAGAAATAGGAATGCTGACGATCATGGACACACAAAACGTCATTCCTCTGAATATAGTCTAACCGGTGCTGATGACGAGGAAAGTTCGGCTGCCAAGCGTGCAAAGGTTGACACACCAGACACCTCCACGGGACAGATTGATTATAACGAACAGCTTCATGTCCGTTCCAATGAAGAATCGGCAAGGACGGCTGCAACAGAtccagaagaaaagaaacaacaagaaaacacacAGAACTTCGACACTCAACGAAGAGAAAACATTACCAGTGAACTTGCAACAATAACAAATCATCAGAATAGCGCAGAGAAACTCCAGTCAGCTGAACGACTCCCGTCTCCATATTCGGGATTCTCCCAAGTTCATGACGGTCAGCCAGTTTCTATGGCAACCATGGGCAAGTTTCCTTTTTCTGCGGATCCTGCTTCCTGTTTCTATCCCAGAATGCTCGGCGAGGCTTGGTTCCACGACGCACGCGCAGTGAAGACGGAACCGATCACGTGGGACGGAGTGGGCGGAGCAACGCATGATAATGAGGACGTTTCCATGGAGTCCATCAAAGGCCCTAACAACGAGGGCTGGAAGGTCACCATGATTCGGGATGTGTTGAAag ACGTGCTTGCAGCAAGCAGCAAGGGGAGCAGCGTGTCGCGTGACGCGTTGCTGCAGCATGTCAGCGTCGTGCTACGTGACGCAAACGTGCTGCATTGGGGTCCCGCCTGCAACCGTGCCGTGAGGGAACTCTTCCCACACTGTCTGGCGCAGCGCAAGGGAAAGTTCAAAAA AACCTACTTCTTCAGCCTGTGCTTGCTGCCCGGTCTGGACGAGACAAGGGGAGACGACCAAGTGGACGGTCTGGGGTTTCGCCCCTTGAGGGACATGACTCAAGACTTGGAGCAGCTTCTGGAACACTTGCCTG GTCTGCTGTTCTGGAGCGGCGAGGTGTCACGTGGGGTGTCACGTGACGAGGTGCTGCACGTGCTGGCCGCGCGCCTGTCGGAGAGCGAGGTGTACCAGTGGGGCATGCAGTGTAACAAGGCATTACGCATCCTCTTCCCGCTCGTCGTCATGAAGCGCAAGGGAAAATACAAAACATATCCTTTTTTGTGGTGTGACAGGGGAgtctaccgctcctttcacagcagactctgcacccgagttgttggcctttaa